A region from the Aphis gossypii isolate Hap1 chromosome 1, ASM2018417v2, whole genome shotgun sequence genome encodes:
- the LOC126549494 gene encoding ectonucleoside triphosphate diphosphohydrolase 5-like, translating to MICFTVIYYQITLLYQQIVVEVNADPSEQQSNSKNNLYCAVAIDAGSTGTRILAVAFEKIQFIKKKTLLQRIFCYKGFTKECIYFKIDNYIFQKEEGGLSQYAYNEMKREQIIRALLKQAENFMNTNQKCGITPLLLRATAGLRLLNDKSDEIINQVKRIFSEYSNKFKVDENSVAIMNGDDEGYYAWFTINYLFDNEMSFKKTVAVFDLGGGSLQITFYLPNSEKNITIDPKYIKLYTVMGEERKFYTYSYLGFGLMEVRTKIFKPKDNDILNVTSPCHNTNDVLTYTFNSKIYYITGSLSDGIKENYKTCQKAIKSIVEKTVGNLENMTSLNYTVAIFFFYDLGLDAKLIPTNGGFIFIKELDDAALKCFDGKFDKDQPFKCFDLTYIYVLLHHGLGFSVYSKIAFEKYIANFELSWVLGFAYVNLRN from the exons atgatatgtttCACGGTAATctatt atcAGATTACTCTATTATATCAACAAATAGTTGTTGAAGTAAATGCTGATCCAAGTGAACAAcaatcaaattcaaaaaataatttatattgtgcaGTTGCTATAGATGCAGGAAGCACTGGAACTAGAATATTAGCTGTagcttttgaaaaaatacaatttattaaaaaaaaaactttactgCAGCGGATATTTTGCTACAAAGGTTTTACTAAAGAAT gtatttattttaaaatagacaactatatttttcaaaaagaagAAGGTGGTTTATCTCAATATGCTTACAACGAAatgaaa AGGGAACAGATAATACGCGCTTTATTAAAACAAGCTGAAAACTTTATGAACACAAATCAAAAGTGTGGAATAACACCACTTTTATTGAGAGCAACAGCTGGTTTGAGATtgttaaatgataaatccGATGAGATTATtaatcaa gtGAAAAGAATTTTCAGTGAATATAGcaacaaatttaaagtagATGAAAATTCAGTGGCTATAATGAATGGTGATGATGAAGGCTATTATGCATGgttcacaataaattatctcTTTG ataatgaaatgagttttaaaaaaacagtagCTGTTTTCGATTTAGGCGGTGGATCTTTACAGATAACCTTTTATTTGCCAAACagcgaaaaaaatattaccattgatccaaaatatataaaactatatacagtTATGGGAGAagaaagaaaattttatacctatag ttatttaggtTTTGGTTTGATGGAAGTTCGAACTAAGATTTTCAAACCCAAAGATAACGATATATTGAATGTTACATCTCCATGCCACAACACAAATGATGTATTAACATAcacatttaattcaaaaatatattacattac tggTTCACTAAGTGATGGAATTaaggaaaattataaaacctgTCAGAAGGCTATTAAATCTATAGTTGAAAAAACTGTGGGAAATTTGGAAAATATGACCTCACTTAATTATACagtagctattttttttttttacgacctGGGTTTAGACGCTAAACTCATTC CAACGAATGGaggatttatattcattaaagaACTGGATGATGCTGCATtaa aatgttTTGATGGCAAATTTGATAAAGACCAACCATTCAAATGTTTCGATTTgacttatatttatgtattattgcatCACGGACTTGGTTTTTCTGTATATTCAAAAATCGCT tttgagaaatatattgcaaattttgaattaagctGGGTTCTTGGATTTGCTTATGTTAATTTACGAAATTAA